A genomic segment from Lignipirellula cremea encodes:
- a CDS encoding tetratricopeptide repeat protein translates to MLAWPGVASAQLNVVQILQSAVDNPQDPRYAPVEQAIGAYLQGDLQGAMTRLAAARKAAPELPPAAVMLAQIHFGAGRIAAGQQALEQAVTDEPEDPEAYLIFGELALAEQRAAIADTLAQRALLLCEGSTLSEKRLAGIRLNAYGVQLQTSLQRERWKTAEKFARAMLSIDPQSTRARTSLGRALFLQGDLRAAFDTFKLLHEQQAGGLLPEVSMGLLYEELTQRGDPTKRDSARRAMEAALAKAPDDLTVRLVVARWAIDACELDLAQQCVDAAIQLESGSFEALRLAGLLARLQGDPAAAVASLQAAHIRSPVDLPVLTQLVLALADQKTEQKLSLEYGQLALRLASVSEGPPSREATVAWAWALHQAGRPHEAAAALPGALSGPLTGEFAYLAAALLAGQGDNRTAQLLLQPLLAKDACFPHRADAETLSKSLP, encoded by the coding sequence ATGCTGGCCTGGCCGGGCGTCGCGTCGGCGCAATTGAACGTCGTCCAGATCCTGCAGTCGGCGGTCGACAACCCCCAGGATCCCCGCTACGCCCCTGTCGAGCAGGCGATCGGAGCTTACCTGCAGGGCGATCTGCAGGGCGCGATGACCCGTCTGGCGGCTGCCCGAAAAGCGGCCCCCGAACTCCCGCCGGCGGCCGTCATGCTGGCCCAGATCCACTTTGGCGCCGGTCGCATTGCGGCCGGGCAACAGGCGCTGGAACAGGCTGTGACCGACGAGCCGGAAGACCCCGAGGCGTACCTGATTTTTGGCGAGCTGGCCCTGGCCGAACAAAGGGCGGCCATCGCCGATACGCTCGCCCAGCGGGCATTGTTGTTATGCGAAGGCTCAACCCTCAGCGAGAAGCGCCTGGCCGGAATCCGCCTTAATGCGTACGGCGTGCAGCTGCAGACCAGCCTGCAGCGGGAACGCTGGAAGACGGCGGAGAAGTTCGCCAGGGCGATGCTCTCGATCGATCCCCAGTCGACCCGGGCGCGTACTTCGCTTGGCCGGGCTCTGTTCCTGCAGGGCGATCTGCGGGCCGCATTCGATACGTTCAAGCTGCTGCACGAACAGCAAGCCGGCGGTCTGCTGCCCGAAGTCAGCATGGGCCTGCTCTACGAAGAACTGACCCAGCGTGGTGACCCGACCAAAAGGGACAGCGCCCGACGGGCCATGGAAGCCGCCCTTGCCAAGGCGCCCGACGATTTAACCGTGCGGCTGGTTGTCGCCCGCTGGGCGATCGATGCCTGCGAGCTTGACCTGGCGCAGCAGTGTGTCGACGCGGCGATCCAGCTGGAGAGCGGTTCTTTCGAAGCGTTGCGACTGGCCGGCCTGCTGGCCCGGCTCCAGGGCGACCCGGCCGCGGCGGTCGCTTCGCTGCAGGCGGCTCATATTCGCAGCCCTGTCGATCTTCCGGTGCTGACCCAGCTGGTGCTGGCGCTGGCAGACCAGAAAACAGAACAGAAACTGTCGCTCGAATATGGCCAGCTGGCCCTGCGACTGGCGAGCGTGAGCGAAGGCCCGCCCTCCCGTGAAGCGACCGTCGCCTGGGCCTGGGCCCTGCACCAGGCGGGTCGCCCGCATGAAGCAGCCGCCGCGTTGCCCGGCGCTCTTTCCGGCCCACTGACGGGTGAGTTCGCTTACCTCGCCGCGGCCCTGCTGGCCGGCCAGGGGGACAATCGCACCGCCCAGCTGTTGCTGCAGCCGCTGCTCGCCAAAGACGCCTGCTTCCCCCATCGGGCGGACGCCGAGACCTTGTCGAAATCGCTCCCCTAG
- the fliW gene encoding flagellar assembly protein FliW — MEISTSRFGAVEIEADDILLFPSGLVGFEECRHWVILADSENEAVAWLQCITHPGVAAPVISPRRFLHDYQVRLTRSELSPLQLSSIDQAYVLAIVSREEHRFAVNLKAPIIVNLDGRLGRQVITSDDQPMQFELTHTAPPLRKSA; from the coding sequence ATGGAAATCAGCACCTCCCGCTTCGGCGCGGTGGAGATCGAAGCCGACGATATCCTGCTTTTCCCCTCGGGCCTGGTCGGTTTTGAAGAATGTCGCCACTGGGTGATTCTGGCCGACTCCGAGAACGAAGCAGTCGCCTGGCTGCAGTGCATTACGCATCCGGGCGTGGCGGCTCCGGTGATCAGTCCGCGTCGTTTCCTGCACGACTACCAGGTGCGTCTCACGCGGAGCGAGCTGTCGCCTTTGCAGTTGAGCTCGATTGACCAGGCTTATGTGCTGGCGATTGTCAGTCGCGAAGAGCATCGTTTTGCGGTCAACCTGAAGGCTCCGATCATCGTGAACCTGGACGGTCGCCTGGGACGCCAGGTCATCACCAGCGATGACCAGCCGATGCAGTTCGAGCTGACGCATACCGCTCCTCCTTTGCGGAAATCGGCGTAA
- the csrA gene encoding carbon storage regulator CsrA: protein MLVLSRHRDESIMIGDDVVVTIVDIRGDKVRLGINAPQDIPVHRQEVYEAIQRENKKAMQVKPGQTRDLGK from the coding sequence ATGCTGGTCCTGTCGAGGCACCGTGACGAAAGCATCATGATCGGCGACGACGTGGTAGTAACTATCGTCGACATTCGAGGCGACAAGGTTCGTCTGGGAATTAACGCCCCTCAAGATATCCCCGTTCATCGCCAGGAAGTCTACGAGGCGATTCAACGGGAAAACAAAAAAGCGATGCAGGTCAAACCGGGCCAGACTCGCGACCTGGGCAAATAA
- a CDS encoding pirin family protein, with the protein MKTIRQIVRNVAPHWVGDGFPVRSLFSYHDGAAFDPFLLLDYAGPYEFAPAEAVRGVGEHPHRGFETVTIVYQGELEHRDSSGSSGSIAAGDVQWMTAASGVVHEEFHSERFSREGGVLEMVQLWVNLPRQEKMSPPRYQEILSGQIPQVELPQQAGVARVIAGRLGETVGPATTVTPINVWDLQLQAGGRVELDIPASHNALLIVQQGEVQVQESPVKSVELVSFEQEAGAVLLQAESAARVLVLTGEPLREPIVGQGPFVMNTREEIHQAVQDYQAGRMGRLA; encoded by the coding sequence ATGAAGACCATTCGCCAGATCGTTCGCAATGTGGCTCCCCACTGGGTGGGAGACGGTTTTCCCGTACGCAGCTTGTTCTCTTACCACGATGGGGCCGCCTTTGATCCCTTCCTGCTGCTGGACTATGCCGGCCCTTATGAATTTGCCCCGGCCGAGGCGGTCCGCGGCGTGGGCGAGCACCCGCATCGCGGATTTGAAACGGTTACCATCGTGTACCAGGGCGAACTGGAACACCGCGACTCCAGCGGCAGTAGCGGCTCTATCGCAGCCGGCGATGTCCAGTGGATGACGGCCGCTTCCGGCGTGGTGCATGAAGAATTCCACAGCGAGCGTTTCTCCCGTGAAGGCGGCGTGCTGGAGATGGTCCAACTCTGGGTGAATCTTCCCCGGCAAGAGAAAATGTCGCCGCCGCGCTACCAGGAGATCCTCAGCGGCCAGATTCCCCAGGTCGAGCTGCCCCAGCAGGCAGGCGTCGCCCGGGTGATCGCGGGCCGGTTGGGCGAAACGGTCGGACCGGCCACAACGGTCACGCCGATCAACGTCTGGGATCTGCAGCTGCAGGCCGGCGGCCGGGTGGAACTGGATATTCCGGCCAGCCATAACGCCCTGCTGATTGTGCAGCAGGGAGAGGTGCAGGTGCAGGAGTCGCCCGTCAAGTCGGTCGAACTGGTGTCGTTCGAGCAGGAAGCTGGCGCCGTGTTGCTGCAGGCCGAGTCGGCTGCCCGGGTGCTCGTGTTAACGGGCGAACCGCTGCGGGAACCGATTGTGGGGCAAGGGCCGTTTGTGATGAATACGCGCGAAGAGATTCATCAGGCCGTGCAGGATTACCAGGCAGGACGCATGGGACGGCTGGCGTAA
- a CDS encoding winged helix-turn-helix transcriptional regulator, which produces MAKTPTGKSTLPKTDARPPAVRKKEGRSESAKEVSCPVESTLEAIGGRWKVLIIYHLLEATHRFGELTRLLQGVSARTLTRQLRELEESGIIDRHVHQVIPPKVEYSLTDLGRALEPVLQAMHAWGEQVDSRRK; this is translated from the coding sequence ATGGCGAAAACCCCCACCGGCAAATCGACCCTTCCCAAAACAGACGCTCGCCCTCCAGCGGTGCGCAAAAAAGAGGGCCGCAGTGAATCGGCCAAAGAAGTTTCCTGCCCCGTCGAATCCACCCTGGAAGCGATTGGCGGGCGGTGGAAGGTGCTGATTATTTATCACCTGCTGGAAGCGACACATCGCTTTGGCGAGCTGACCCGCCTGCTGCAGGGAGTTTCTGCACGCACGCTCACGCGCCAACTACGGGAACTGGAAGAAAGCGGCATCATCGACCGGCACGTACACCAGGTGATCCCGCCCAAAGTCGAGTACTCGCTCACCGACCTGGGCCGGGCGTTAGAACCCGTCCTGCAGGCGATGCACGCCTGGGGCGAGCAGGTCGACAGCCGTCGCAAATAA
- a CDS encoding carbon storage regulator: protein MLVLTRKLKQEIQIGDNIRIVVQQIKGNTVRIGIEAPSEVAIRRGELQKATLLPPVIGSTVVLLDRAAS, encoded by the coding sequence ATGCTCGTTCTTACTCGCAAGCTGAAACAGGAAATCCAGATTGGCGACAACATTCGGATCGTTGTCCAGCAGATCAAAGGAAACACCGTTCGCATTGGCATCGAAGCCCCCAGCGAAGTCGCCATCCGCCGTGGCGAGCTGCAGAAAGCCACGCTGCTGCCGCCGGTGATCGGTTCAACCGTCGTCCTGCTGGACCGGGCCGCCAGTTAA